The following are from one region of the Hydrogenimonas sp. SS33 genome:
- a CDS encoding response regulator transcription factor — MHLELFAHDLALLRRWEKALADLNPAAVEQLNTENSPKTVVADFSGAAPEIPAFLSSGQNREDVRMIVLESHPTYENAKRLLALGVKGYGNSLMQPVHLRACVETVMEGNVWLYPEFVSRLVADMAGKEKQSKPLPDVLTSREKELAALLLEGYGNREIGEKLGITERTVKAHLGKIFKKLHVSNRLELVTMLK; from the coding sequence ATGCATCTTGAACTCTTTGCCCATGACCTGGCTCTTCTGCGGCGATGGGAAAAGGCGCTGGCCGACCTGAATCCCGCAGCCGTGGAACAGCTCAATACCGAAAACAGCCCCAAAACCGTCGTGGCGGACTTTTCCGGTGCGGCACCGGAGATTCCGGCGTTTCTCTCCTCCGGACAAAACCGGGAGGATGTGAGGATGATCGTTCTGGAGAGCCATCCGACCTACGAAAATGCCAAACGGCTTTTGGCACTGGGGGTCAAAGGGTACGGGAACAGTTTGATGCAACCGGTGCATCTGCGCGCCTGCGTGGAGACGGTCATGGAGGGCAATGTGTGGCTCTATCCGGAATTCGTGAGCCGCCTGGTAGCCGACATGGCCGGCAAAGAGAAGCAAAGCAAACCCCTGCCGGATGTTTTGACGAGCAGGGAAAAGGAGTTGGCGGCTCTTCTGTTGGAAGGGTACGGCAACAGGGAGATCGGAGAAAAGCTTGGTATTACGGAACGGACGGTAAAAGCCCATCTGGGAAAGATCTTCAAGAAACTTCATGTCTCCAACCGTCTGGAACTGGTGACCATGCTCAAATAG
- a CDS encoding HlyD family type I secretion periplasmic adaptor subunit: MKRKESLSERELAYLESLSAAVLHSSPRRSRIVLYFWLLVVALFLLWASIAKVDEIVRSTGKIVPSGENKVLQNLEGGIVEAITVKEGDTVKKGDVLLRIKNMRSRSELAGLLSKYYELAARAARLEAQAKHKPLKFDKALAEEHPDLIRREKSLYEANMQRLKAQIETLKKQMRQKEEQLVEAREKLKNLKKSYALIEEEVKMSEPMVKEGVKSKVDFLKLQREANAVKTEIDSVQASIPRIESAIGEIRSRIKEAKLEFESKSEKEMNEALGEMERISAKIKAFEDSVARTVVRSPVDGIVKKLYVHTIGGVVKPGMDLVEIVPLDKNLIAEVKVSPKDIAFIYPGQKALVKFTAYDFAIYGGLPGRVVGISPDTVTDRKDRTFYIVRIKTDRNYLLSGGKKLKIIPGMVVSADIITGKRTILDYLVKPLLHSKDYIFTEH, encoded by the coding sequence GTGAAGCGTAAAGAGTCGCTGAGCGAACGGGAACTGGCCTATCTGGAGAGCCTCAGTGCCGCCGTGCTCCACTCCTCTCCGAGAAGAAGCCGCATCGTTCTCTATTTCTGGCTGCTGGTTGTCGCGCTCTTTCTTCTGTGGGCCTCCATTGCCAAAGTGGACGAAATCGTCCGTTCTACCGGGAAAATCGTGCCGTCGGGAGAGAACAAGGTGCTCCAGAACCTGGAGGGTGGCATCGTCGAAGCGATCACGGTAAAAGAGGGGGATACCGTCAAAAAAGGGGATGTGCTGCTCCGTATCAAAAATATGCGGTCCCGCTCCGAATTGGCGGGTTTGTTGAGCAAATACTACGAACTGGCAGCACGTGCGGCCCGCCTTGAAGCCCAGGCGAAACACAAACCCCTGAAATTCGACAAGGCGCTGGCCGAGGAGCATCCGGACCTGATTAGGCGGGAAAAGAGCCTCTACGAAGCCAACATGCAGCGGCTGAAGGCGCAGATAGAGACGCTCAAAAAACAGATGCGTCAAAAAGAGGAACAGCTTGTCGAAGCCAGAGAGAAACTCAAAAACCTCAAAAAGAGTTACGCGCTTATCGAAGAAGAGGTGAAGATGAGCGAACCGATGGTGAAAGAGGGGGTGAAGTCGAAGGTCGATTTTCTGAAACTGCAGAGAGAGGCGAATGCCGTCAAAACGGAAATCGACAGTGTCCAGGCTTCCATTCCGCGCATCGAGTCGGCCATCGGAGAGATACGAAGCCGCATCAAAGAGGCGAAGCTGGAGTTCGAGAGCAAGTCGGAGAAGGAGATGAACGAAGCACTGGGTGAGATGGAACGCATCTCCGCCAAGATCAAAGCCTTCGAAGACTCCGTGGCCCGTACCGTTGTCCGTTCGCCGGTGGACGGTATCGTCAAAAAGCTCTATGTTCATACCATCGGAGGGGTGGTCAAACCGGGTATGGATCTGGTTGAGATCGTACCTTTGGACAAAAACCTGATCGCGGAAGTGAAGGTCAGTCCCAAAGATATCGCTTTCATCTATCCGGGCCAGAAGGCGCTGGTGAAATTCACCGCCTACGATTTCGCCATCTACGGAGGTCTGCCGGGCAGGGTGGTCGGCATCAGCCCCGATACGGTGACGGACAGAAAAGACCGGACCTTCTATATCGTCCGTATCAAAACGGACCGCAACTACCTGCTCTCCGGAGGGAAAAAGCTGAAAATCATTCCGGGAATGGTCGTAAGTGCCGATATTATTACCGGAAAACGGACCATACTCGATTATCTTGTCAAACCGCTGCTGCACAGCAAAGACTATATATTTACGGAGCATTGA
- a CDS encoding Ig-like domain-containing protein, with product MAQIVGYVKEIVGKFVARSKDGSERVLKVGDPIYADDLVFDPTHNPQDKIVIDLVQTKEHFVIDGEAEVLFDASVTSVEPMHTEATLAEADVSAALAGAGADSKEDAIDQLLKEFGDIDVDETALGKEDVMPASHSEGDRFANGTNAMADVNAGLRSVDSHNYTLEQPLDPFSPVEGTAGLTVPESVPVYVPPTEEAHTPFVPPVHPPVTPEIQNTVSIVDGNGDGIVNLSEAGNISVTGRVQPGSSVGTLLLTDGSTTIEIPSSQIRYNPTTGEFNVTGIDVSSLKDGEISVSVTVTDAAGNSATAEDSIEKDTTPPTVGITLDAVTDDNVVNAAEAGGDVSITGTVSGEYEAGDRVTLTVNGKAYEGEVDADGKFSVAVPGSELTGDSDHTVEASITVTDAAGNSAEASATEQYGVDTTAPSVSVKSIDLTNDATPEISGSVDDPNATVVVTIDGESYTATNNGDGTWTLPDDTVKSLTDGKHEITVEAVDAAGNKGVGSGSVTVDTQTAASVDIKDDSGHDDYLDSHDDLARTQLSGRIEAGGHITALSVTDGTNTITIDPSTVTVDDEGNWSTTVDTGSLKDGTVTVKLAAEDAAGNSATAEDSIEKDTTPPTVGITLDAVTDDNVVNAAEAGGDVSITGTVSGEYEAGDRVTLTVNGKAYEGEVDADGKFSVAVPGSELTGDSDHTVEASITVTDAAGNSAEASATEQYGVDTTAPSVSVKSIDLTNDATPEISGSVDDPNATVVVTIDGESYTATNNGDGTWTLPDDTVKSLTDGKHEITVEAVDAAGNKGVGSGSVTVDTQTAASVDIKDDSGHDDYLDSHDDLARTQLSGRIEAGGHITALSVTDGTNTITIDPSTVTVDDEGNWSTTVDTGSLKDGTVTVKLAAEDAAGNSATAEDSIEKDTTPPTVGITLDAVTDDNVVNAAEAGGDVSITGTVSGEYEAGDRVTLTVNGKAYEGEVDADGKFSVAVPGSELTGDSDHTVEASITVTDAAGNSAEASATEQYGVDTTAPSVSVKSIDLTNDATPEISGSVDDPNATVVVTIDGESYTATNNGDGTWTLPDDTVKSLTDGKHEITVEAVDAAGNKGVGSGSVTVDTQTAASVDIKDDSGHDDYLDSHDDLARTQLSGRIEAGGHITALSVTDGTNTITIDPSTVTVDDEGNWSTTVDTGSLKDGTVTVKLAAEDAAGNSATAEDSIEKDTTETASIEKISEDSGDEGDFITNDNTLVFEGKADPGSTVEIRLDDTSLGTVTADSDGKWIFDNTSAVIEDGNHQIKVTATDEAGNVATAQQSLTVDSNGVADAPVLDVKALSETKTIIIDSDNVNETGNGYTVTAYNPDGSTGTIGVHRGNPPGFGVKGRASGDDVETGYNSNADAPEQVSVKFDQPIYSVNVALAWNAPDETADMAFYRNGERVEEIVIGNGSDEVDPLIHFAPSNGEAFDEIRLYPPGEGDDFLINKITFDATELNDDGTVHVKEGTDIEISVDAQLTDTDGSENLVVEVEGIKKGSTLYDDAGHSYTATSDGASVNVSDWQLDTLRYATDESHDLTFKATSQEMENGAIIDTKTVEKTLTVEVASSDDTYLFEPGKTVDGMHGEDTLVLHENETIDFSNLPDGTHIKNMEKIDLTAFDNHEIKNLTLNDVIEMTDERNTLVIDGDRGDKVNIPDAPAGYDVTHTSEGGYDIYTYTSTSGGDPTVTLKIDQDVHHS from the coding sequence ATGGCACAGATCGTAGGTTATGTCAAAGAGATCGTCGGAAAGTTCGTCGCCAGATCGAAAGATGGGAGCGAAAGGGTGCTCAAAGTGGGGGACCCGATCTATGCGGACGATCTGGTGTTCGACCCTACCCACAATCCCCAGGACAAAATCGTCATCGACCTGGTCCAGACGAAAGAGCACTTCGTCATCGATGGAGAAGCGGAAGTTCTTTTCGACGCTTCCGTCACATCCGTGGAGCCGATGCATACGGAAGCGACACTGGCGGAAGCCGATGTCTCTGCGGCACTGGCAGGTGCCGGAGCGGATTCGAAAGAGGATGCCATCGACCAGCTTCTGAAAGAGTTCGGTGATATCGATGTGGATGAAACGGCACTGGGCAAAGAGGATGTAATGCCCGCATCCCACTCGGAGGGAGACAGGTTTGCCAATGGGACCAACGCCATGGCCGACGTCAATGCGGGCCTGCGTTCCGTCGACTCGCACAACTATACGCTCGAACAGCCGCTGGATCCTTTCAGCCCGGTGGAAGGAACAGCAGGGCTCACTGTACCGGAATCGGTTCCGGTCTATGTACCGCCGACGGAGGAGGCGCATACACCGTTTGTCCCACCGGTCCATCCTCCCGTGACGCCGGAAATTCAAAATACGGTTTCGATCGTGGACGGCAACGGGGACGGTATTGTCAATTTGTCGGAAGCCGGCAATATCTCCGTAACGGGCAGAGTCCAACCCGGCAGTTCCGTCGGTACGCTTCTTCTCACTGACGGAAGCACAACGATTGAAATTCCCTCATCACAGATCCGCTACAACCCTACCACCGGTGAATTCAATGTAACGGGTATTGATGTAAGTTCATTGAAAGACGGAGAGATTTCCGTTTCGGTGACAGTCACGGACGCGGCGGGCAACAGCGCGACGGCGGAGGACAGTATCGAGAAGGATACGACGCCGCCGACGGTGGGGATCACGCTGGATGCGGTGACGGATGACAATGTGGTCAACGCGGCCGAGGCGGGCGGCGATGTCAGTATCACCGGGACGGTGAGCGGAGAGTACGAAGCGGGCGACAGGGTGACGCTGACGGTCAACGGGAAAGCGTACGAGGGCGAGGTGGACGCCGACGGGAAGTTCTCCGTTGCAGTGCCGGGCAGTGAGCTGACAGGCGACAGCGACCATACGGTCGAAGCGTCGATCACGGTGACGGATGCGGCGGGCAACAGTGCCGAGGCGAGCGCGACGGAGCAGTACGGGGTGGATACGACCGCCCCGAGCGTGAGCGTGAAGAGTATCGACCTGACCAACGACGCGACGCCGGAGATCAGCGGGAGTGTGGATGATCCGAATGCGACGGTGGTCGTGACGATCGACGGCGAGAGCTATACGGCGACCAACAACGGGGACGGCACATGGACGCTTCCCGACGATACGGTCAAGAGCCTGACCGACGGAAAACACGAGATCACGGTGGAAGCGGTGGATGCCGCGGGCAACAAAGGCGTGGGCAGCGGCAGCGTGACGGTGGATACGCAGACCGCCGCGAGTGTGGATATCAAAGATGACAGCGGCCACGACGACTACCTCGATAGCCACGACGACCTGGCCCGGACGCAGCTGAGCGGCCGGATCGAGGCGGGAGGGCACATCACGGCCCTGAGCGTGACGGACGGTACGAACACGATCACGATCGATCCGTCGACGGTGACGGTGGATGATGAGGGGAACTGGAGCACGACGGTGGATACGGGTTCCCTGAAAGACGGGACGGTGACGGTGAAGCTGGCGGCGGAAGACGCGGCGGGCAACAGCGCGACGGCGGAGGACAGTATCGAGAAGGATACGACGCCGCCGACGGTGGGGATCACGCTGGATGCGGTGACGGATGACAATGTGGTCAACGCGGCCGAGGCGGGCGGCGATGTCAGTATCACCGGGACGGTGAGCGGAGAGTACGAAGCGGGCGACAGGGTGACGCTGACGGTCAACGGGAAAGCGTACGAGGGCGAGGTGGACGCCGACGGGAAGTTCTCCGTTGCAGTGCCGGGCAGTGAGCTGACAGGCGACAGCGACCATACGGTCGAAGCGTCGATCACGGTGACGGATGCGGCGGGCAACAGTGCCGAGGCGAGCGCGACGGAGCAGTACGGGGTGGATACGACCGCCCCGAGCGTGAGCGTGAAGAGTATCGACCTGACCAACGACGCGACGCCGGAGATCAGCGGGAGTGTGGATGATCCGAATGCGACGGTGGTCGTGACGATCGACGGCGAGAGCTATACGGCGACCAACAACGGGGACGGCACATGGACGCTTCCCGACGATACGGTCAAGAGCCTGACCGACGGAAAACACGAGATCACGGTGGAAGCGGTGGATGCCGCGGGCAACAAAGGCGTGGGCAGCGGCAGCGTGACGGTGGATACGCAGACCGCCGCGAGTGTGGATATCAAAGATGACAGCGGCCACGACGACTACCTCGATAGCCACGACGACCTGGCCCGGACGCAGCTGAGCGGCCGGATCGAGGCGGGAGGGCACATCACGGCCCTGAGCGTGACGGACGGTACGAACACGATCACGATCGATCCGTCGACGGTGACGGTGGATGATGAGGGGAACTGGAGCACGACGGTGGATACGGGTTCCCTGAAAGACGGGACGGTGACGGTGAAGCTGGCGGCGGAAGACGCGGCGGGCAACAGCGCGACGGCGGAGGACAGTATCGAGAAGGATACGACGCCGCCGACGGTGGGGATCACGCTGGATGCGGTGACGGATGACAATGTGGTCAACGCGGCCGAGGCGGGCGGCGATGTCAGTATCACCGGGACGGTGAGCGGAGAGTACGAAGCGGGCGACAGGGTGACGCTGACGGTCAACGGGAAAGCGTACGAGGGCGAGGTGGACGCCGACGGGAAGTTCTCCGTTGCAGTGCCGGGCAGTGAGCTGACAGGCGACAGCGACCATACGGTCGAAGCGTCGATCACGGTGACGGATGCGGCGGGCAACAGTGCCGAGGCGAGCGCGACGGAGCAGTACGGGGTGGATACGACCGCCCCGAGCGTGAGCGTGAAGAGTATCGACCTGACCAACGACGCGACGCCGGAGATCAGCGGGAGTGTGGATGATCCGAATGCGACGGTGGTCGTGACGATCGACGGCGAGAGCTATACGGCGACCAACAACGGGGACGGCACATGGACGCTTCCCGACGATACGGTCAAGAGCCTGACCGACGGAAAACACGAGATCACGGTGGAAGCGGTGGATGCCGCGGGCAACAAAGGCGTGGGCAGCGGCAGCGTGACGGTGGATACGCAGACCGCCGCGAGTGTGGATATCAAAGATGACAGCGGCCACGACGACTACCTCGATAGCCACGACGACCTGGCCCGGACGCAGCTGAGCGGCCGGATCGAGGCGGGAGGGCACATCACGGCCCTGAGCGTGACGGACGGTACGAACACGATCACGATCGATCCGTCGACGGTGACGGTGGATGATGAGGGGAACTGGAGCACGACGGTGGATACGGGTTCCCTGAAAGACGGGACGGTGACGGTGAAGCTGGCGGCGGAAGACGCGGCGGGCAACAGCGCGACGGCGGAGGACAGTATCGAGAAGGATACGACGGAAACGGCGTCGATTGAAAAGATCAGCGAAGACAGCGGAGATGAAGGGGATTTCATTACCAATGACAACACATTGGTTTTCGAGGGAAAAGCTGATCCGGGAAGCACGGTAGAGATTCGCCTTGATGATACTTCACTCGGAACAGTGACGGCCGACAGTGACGGAAAATGGATTTTCGACAATACCTCTGCGGTTATAGAAGACGGAAATCACCAAATCAAGGTAACGGCAACCGATGAAGCCGGGAATGTTGCAACGGCACAACAGAGCCTGACCGTCGATTCCAATGGTGTGGCTGACGCACCGGTATTGGATGTCAAAGCTCTGTCTGAAACAAAAACCATCATAATCGACAGCGATAATGTCAATGAAACCGGAAACGGATATACTGTAACTGCTTATAATCCCGACGGTTCGACAGGAACGATCGGTGTACATAGAGGGAATCCTCCCGGTTTCGGTGTCAAAGGACGGGCCAGCGGTGACGATGTAGAGACCGGCTATAACAGTAACGCCGATGCCCCCGAACAGGTTTCCGTCAAATTCGACCAGCCGATCTATTCCGTCAATGTAGCGTTGGCATGGAATGCTCCGGACGAAACTGCCGATATGGCGTTTTATCGAAACGGTGAGCGGGTAGAAGAGATTGTTATCGGCAACGGCAGTGACGAGGTGGATCCGTTGATCCACTTTGCGCCGTCCAACGGGGAAGCATTCGATGAAATCCGTCTTTATCCTCCGGGAGAAGGAGATGATTTTTTGATCAACAAGATCACTTTCGATGCTACCGAGTTGAACGATGACGGAACAGTCCATGTCAAAGAGGGGACCGATATAGAGATTTCTGTGGACGCGCAACTGACTGACACGGACGGATCGGAAAATCTTGTTGTGGAGGTCGAAGGGATCAAAAAAGGGTCGACTCTGTATGATGATGCGGGCCACAGCTATACAGCGACATCGGACGGTGCAAGTGTGAATGTGAGCGACTGGCAGTTGGATACACTTCGATACGCAACCGACGAGTCCCATGATTTGACATTCAAAGCGACCAGTCAGGAGATGGAAAACGGTGCGATTATCGATACGAAAACCGTTGAAAAAACGTTGACTGTGGAGGTTGCCTCCTCGGATGATACCTATCTGTTTGAACCGGGCAAAACGGTTGACGGCATGCATGGGGAAGATACCCTGGTTCTTCATGAGAACGAGACGATAGACTTTTCGAATCTGCCGGACGGCACACATATCAAAAACATGGAAAAAATAGATCTCACCGCTTTCGATAATCATGAAATCAAAAATCTTACACTCAATGATGTTATAGAGATGACCGATGAGAGGAATACGCTGGTTATTGACGGTGACAGAGGTGATAAAGTCAATATACCGGACGCACCGGCAGGGTACGATGTCACCCATACATCGGAAGGGGGTTATGATATCTACACCTACACCTCTACCTCCGGCGGCGATCCGACGGTTACGCTGAAAATCGATCAGGATGTCCATCACAGCTGA